The DNA region tggggcaaacacattccggaaaggcatctagtctttattaatgacatcaagagatggagaatccaccactttccttggtagcttcttcctgggttcaatcatcctcgctgttgaatatttgtgccttatttgtcataggaatttgtcttttttcaccttccagccattgggtcttgttctgcctttctctgctcaattaaagagccctttaatacccagtattttctctccattaaggcacttcaacacttcagtgaagtccccttcaatcttcttttgataagctaaacaggttgacctctttcaatagctcactagaaggcatttttctccagccctcagaacatttggtggctctttgctgcccagctccaatttctaggaccatctttttcaaaggaggacaccaacactggaggcactattccaatagcagtctcactgctgctgtgtcacctccctatcctactcacggctctgctccttcgtctaatgatggctttagccctgttcaccacagcatcgcactaggagctcatgttgagtggcttctccactctggcccctaaatccttttcagagtcactgcattcctggatacacgtccccattctggaggtgtggccggcgtgccttgttgccacgtataggaccttgcattgggctctgctcaaatttgttttctttgaatgggtccagctggccgaatgagccagatcgctctgtatcactgccctctccccatcaggaattaccactctgcctgtattttgtcaccccccaatcttattcgcagtgattgtatgttttctcttaattcattgataacaattatttttaaaaaattagtccttgagagcttcttcagacccttagtacccaggacctgctccccacatcacagtgagaaatgctgtccagccctgctggtacataggggataagcacagaacaaacgtacctttaggagctgtgttgtccataggctctgtgggggtcagcagattacaaacgcacgacagacctgtagtgtagacaggtcccaagtgtgtctcggtttcccaccctgtaaaatggggagaacaaacaaaaccttgattagctccatttgatagctggggaaaccgaggcacccagcggtgcagagactcgctcatggtcccaaagccaggaatagaaaacagcagatctgatagccaggcctgggacctaaccctggttttcctggccttgctgttctcagtttagtcacagcctccatgtcttttcccccgtgtcccttaaccccacatCACTGCAGAAGAGATATTTTCTGGTAGCCAaatggctctcctgcatgtggatgtcgttccaaaagacgtgctctggctcagtcccatgctatggttggctgaaggaaccacttggtgacattctaggccctgagttatacaggaggggcgactagatgcacataatggtcctttctgacctgaacctctatcaatcgctacattttctgctgctaggaagagaactctggacctattttctctcattctctttcagtcggaataatttcaatccaggccaaaggatttcctcttccattgtgtcttcagcacctttgcgagcaaccagttactgttaccacaggttaccagtttcaacctgtcccagggtgagatggccaggaaaggggttggagctcaactgcccCTGgtccaggtgatgcagctccctagggtgaagggaaaaagtgtgggggtcacgtgacaagacgcagcctgtgactagaacccaggcctgctgagagatagaagggcaggctgtgctcagccaggagagagaccccaagggaagcaggcatgggaggggcttggagagtccttgaaaggtcagggacaagctgggaaggggccaggctgagcactaaggacaaggccctaggagggaaagacagggcagtttaggagatagtccagttggtttcggctcccaggaccagacacccagaggtgaaggtgattgttggggcttctgtccttcttccccagtgtagatttgatagtggagaagactgatgccgtaagggggaagtgagttaccccaaggtcacccagtgagtttatatcacgaatgcatactcggaaggatccaatagaaacatggattttccagtctcttctttctaggagtccccagggctaaggtaaaacccctgcggcccctccccattctgctcacctccaggatgtgctggagtttgtctgtgctggggggtgctgtcagcaggatcgagagctcgtcatccatgttctctgggcaggccttgctcagagcctgccagcggagggagaccaggggtcaggagcctgcattagcaccggtgtgccattgagcaggagccggctgaggtaagcgccgcctggccggagctcgcacccagaaaccctgccccaggtcggaaccccctcccacacccaaattccctcccagacctcacacccggcaccccaaccccctgccccaggtcggaaccccctcctgtaccctaattcctcccagaccccagaccccacacccccacccgcaccccaatcccctaccccagccctgagcccactcccgcacccaaactccccccagagtccgcaccccaaccctctgccccagcccggatccccctctggcaccccaaacccctaatctccagcccaatcccagagcccgcatccccaccggagccctcacccctccctgcactccaacccccagccccagcccagtgaaagtgagtgagggtgtgagagcgagtgactgagggaggtgggctgagCTGGAGTGAgtcggggtggggccttggggaagggcatgaaaggggttgggtcaagggcgtttggttttgtgcaagtagaaagttgacaaccctacttaaggacctttgaaaagcagcctcgtttgcaccgctcctgatacgaggggccaaggcgcccccggacatgagaaccacaataggccagagcaaaacgctgcgttagaaatcggagctcaggctgccaagcgtacgatagctgacagacaggagatgcgggaattaaggttgtgtcttcagccagcaactggtgttcatccgtttgcaccacacacacacctgtaggcagggccactatttccttatctgtctgcctgtttagcgtctctcggtccttactgtgcccatcaccgtggtgtctgagtggcaaaccaagggtttgacgtgtgcatatgaaactgcctgactggaaggacgtggtttggtgtggatcagtgactgctggggcgattggtggcagaaggctctgaggtcCTGTCTCATTCCAACCTGGCTCATTCCAacggcttctacagctgagagcagcccagtctcctgcctgggtccgacgcaaaccaggaagtacaggaccacggttaataagagcagctcaaaagatcattttcgctgagcccagccctgcacagatttccagcttgggtttgcattttcagcaaaagttcttgattattttctcccaacccccttctgcctccataatagccagccaccccgtcagtcccatcctggggcgctccagggacagcgtgtgtgcatgtatgtgtacgtctgtatatatgtgtatgtgtacatgtgggtatgtatgtgtgtacgtgtatgtgcacatgagtgtgtgcacatgtgagtgtgcacgtgtatgtgtgtacatgtaccccagtcagatgtatacatctggatttcctttgaaagaattttcaaattgagctgatcaagtgcaatggcaaagcacccaattccgctgccccccaactgccttcgctgctttaacgtacaacctgctccggtgacacctctgactcctgaaagccctaacgctccaggggagcaggccgtgccctgcccttccctggctgccccgggtgttacctctgagggaatcgttccagattccaatgggtggcaggtccagggaagagccttatctggggggaggctgtaccagacccgcccgacccaggcaggctctcaggtactctctgctcggggctgataagcctccttagcagtttctctccaaacaaattccagttcaagacacctgagagctccacagcagggcagcatccccagagcgcagcagggcggggttagggggagcggtcggtagcagcacctgcccctcgtacggcaggagccagaagtgccagccacgtgctgcctccatccccagaggccaggtgagagtgaattcccacATCCCCGCATGATTGGTtccgtcactcttctacacttacatggatttccaatgtcaatgtttctaacatcagctttgccagctctccttacacctttgtctgcctgagcaaaaacctgaaatgcagctacctcctcctgctgggtgactatagaccttaatgacagacctcggaactgcttagtcaagctgactagctgcagcccctcgggttgcCTGCTCTAAGGTTtgctggccaggccacaagtcatttctgtgcctcttccctgctccttctcagcatttgaacatcattcgactagtgtgaacaagagtctatactggggagagcccagggtgagagagtcactagactcttgtcaaggctgcttccccactctgaactttagggtacaaatgtgggggcctgcatgaaaactgctaagcttaactaccagcttagatctggtccactgccaccattcccaagtggattcccttccctgggaagccttgagaaacctttcaccaattccctggtgaatacagatccaacccccttggatctaaaaacaaggagaaatcaatcaggttcttaaaaagaaggcttttaattaaagaaaaaaggtaaaaaacatctctgtaaaatcaggatggaaaataactttacagggtaatcaaacttaaagagcaataggccagagcaaaacgctgcgttagaaatcggattcaaagtacagcaaacagaggtaaacactctagtaaaaggtacatttacatgttgagaaaacaaagtaaaaactaagacgccttgcctggctgtttacttacaagtttgaaatctgagagacttgttcagaaagatgtggagaacgtggattgatgtctggtccctctcagtcccaagagcgaatgacttcccaaacaaagagcacaaacaaaagccttccccccaccaagatttgaaagtatcttgtccccttattggtcctttgggtcaggtgtcagccaggttacctgagcttcttaaccctttacaggtaaaaggattttggagtctctggccaggagggattttatagtactgtacacaggagagctgttacccttccctttatagttatgacaactctggttatacagtgctctgtatacatctgtgaagcaggagtgctgaaacCCCAGTCACAGACGGGGTCCAGCCTCAGAGagtgccagcctggccctggggggtgggggtgggagggcgacaCGGAGAGCAGTTTGGTCCGATGAagggcactgctgccaggtggctcatggggaggggcgggggtgggctgtggcgtatgaagagttcaggttgttttggaaggggaggggtagccatgttcaggggggagttggggtgtgggtgggacccCAAGTTGGGGGGAATAGTGCAggggaaccctgggtttggcaaGGAGCCGCCAGTCAGCAAAACGGCTGAGCGAGCTGGTTGCCCGGGACAGGCTGAGGATGTCCCCGCTTGCAGCGTCATGCTCCAGCCTGGCGAGggatggctggctggggagggcaccaagcgcagcctgcaatgggcagagtggggggtgggggtggctcccaCCACGGACAGCGGAGATGGGAGGCGGGAAGGGGAGAGGtcagtgccctgggcagggggatcccccgctcccccactgcaaaacagcacacccccacctcaccaccaGCAACCGAGATGGAGGGGACAGCTCAGTgcacgggggggggcaggggtccctgatACTCCCAACTGGAAaatagcaaccccctcccccctgtctgcaccccagatgctgaggagggaggaggaaaccttccagctgcacctcagcggctcccagcttccctccccctgaaaatatccctctttccaaacctgcccccccaaactccctcctacgCACGCTCTCCATGCAGGCTCTGTCAGGAAGGCCAATtagacagggccttgtgtcctggggatgcactgaagggccatggtcaggaggggaatggaaagatgcagtttgggggggggcaacACCCCTTCACTTTCCCCCCCCATCTTCACCCCTGCCAGTGGACCAGCCAGGGCTACGTCATGGCCCATCtttgggctatagcccacgattTGGGAGCCCTGCCCGAGGGTGAACTTCATCAGGCCCAGCTGACTTGAATCCATGGCGTTATTCTTTAGCCTGTTCGTTCCCTGTTCAGGGGgtgctcctgcccctggctgttAGCATTAATGGTGttcagcatctggtcacaatgaaCTTTGATTGAAGTGACTGAAGCCAAACAGGCAGGAAATGCTCAGAGATGCTCAGAGGACGTCAGCCTGACAGATAAATACACTGCTAGGAGCTGGATTATACCTTGTGATGGGTGGAGTTAAAATCTCATTGACACAGCTGTGAGGATGCACTCTTCATTTAAGACAGCTGGAAGCAACAGGTAAGGGGGCCTCATGTAGAACAAGCCATGATGGCATGTGCCCAGAAACTAGCCCCCAGACTCCACTGCCAATTTCTGATCcccactggaacatccccagggccccaaactttgactagcccctTGGGTTGAAGAGGGACACCAATATCTTTATTGTGCGGTTTCATTGCACGTCTATCTAATCTCAATGGTTCATCAGCAACTAATTACTGTTGCAATGTTTTCTCATGTAAtaaccatatttattaaaaacacagaggcCAGGTTTTTGAACCCAAACTCACCACTGCTAATACATGAAGGATTAAGATGTAAAGTCCTGGGTTTGAGTCATCTTCCCATTTAAATGCTCAATTACAGTTGCTAGAAATCCAGTGTCATGATTCATTGATCACTAATGccaaggggcagtggcagggctgggagaagcagaggttAATGTGGGTCTAAAGTTGTAGTGAGTGACATGGCTTCCAGCGAGGCAGAGTGGAAGTGGGGCTCCAGttatacacaccaatcacactcttCGTGTCCTTCGAACGCACCAGCTGGGTCAGCTCTCAGCATTTATTCCAGCGAATTTACCGTGCAGAAGCcaacagggaagggggtgagcagagtggaggcatTGCAGGGACTGCACTGATTAGGTGGGGGATGGCGCGCCGTGTTTGATTTAATATTGTCTCCCCTTCTTAGCGACGCCGGCTCCCAAGGAGGATGGGCTCCTCCTGCCGGACACAGCACACGTCTGTTGGCTTAACCAGGATGAGGGAAGACTTGCACTCCCCACTCTTACAGAACCCTTCCCAGTAGATGTAGCCTTTCCCATTGAGCAGGACGTTCTGACACTTGTCGTACCACCAGCCTCCATAGCTACTTGCGCAATTCCCACTGGCCTGGTCCTGATCCTTGTCAGTCGTGCTGAACTTCATGTTGTCGTGTATGCCCCCCAGGCCGGAGTGGTAGGTGGTGAGATAGTCCTCGCTGTCCCCAGAGTACCTGCCCAGCCTCAGCGGGTACCCGCTGGGCTCATCCTCGACACTGAAGATGTCGAACTCTGCGTAGCGGGTGTTGTTGAATTTGTCCTCCACGACAAAGCggaccttgtagatgttctgccgcgtgagcagggacaggtacccgttgcccagccagtaatcctgctgcacgttcccaaagccgtacttgtaggtgctccaggactcctTCCAGGTGATCTCTGTGTTGTAAGAATTTCTCTGGACAACGGTCCAGCCTTTGCCTTCGGTGTCCATGTCACACCACACCACTCGAGGGGGAGAGCCTGCCGGCTGGATGACATGGACCCCGctggggctgtccctgggaatgttgctgcagtctttggggaaccctgaaatgccacgaacatcaggttaagggggcaggtgcggggggggggcgggagagagcgctagctagctcgatcaaatcagcctggggtaactggaggctgggttttagaggcaggtcctgtgtatttcacaatactacagccacagaatccaccccggccattcctggccacagaatccggctccagatcttacactttcattttaccaataaaataaaataagaatagtttcttgctctgctggttttgaagaaaccttaaagagatgaatcaagtgtaaaccaaggctctgtatccttcctgagtctgtactgctgaagaaatcgtttggggagggtgggggagacgctgccagatccatctcagcgaatgttaattatgaaacccatcagtgacaatttaaatgggagttttcaaagagcctaagggagtttgacacccgactgtgattggaattcagtgggatttaggcacccaaatccctgtggagcctttgaaaattccagacatcCTATCGAGGGGCTTGTCTTTGGGGCGGAAATTGTCCCGAACTATCCTGGTAGAATGAGAGCACTGTGGTtatactgcccctcccctccccagggtcctccctcgagcctgagccccccccagctcccctaccccccagacaatccccctgtgtgcccctcccccatagctgagccgagggggaggagctgctgagctctgcgggggcaggggctcagggccacctctggagctggttcggcccctggcctgcctgggcaagaccctgagcagctcccagagccgctggaggtgtggggagaagggaatgaaaaccactgacaaggaggaactggctctccctgctgcctggactctgggggcaaggcttctaggcatgagcgagagatccccagctgttagCCGGGGCTAGCCCTAGTATAGGAGTTGGTGAGATGGAAGGGTAGAACTCCCAGCCAATTTTGGGGGGGTGCCTGGTTCCCACATGCTGCCCTGTGGTTGGCACCAGCGCTCTTCAGTCACTGCCGGGGGCTTGGCAGCCGTTACCGGAGAAAGGGATAACGAAGCTGTgtaaagcaaacagccagtcgagcagcacctcccccaccccggctggcCCATTCCCAGGCGCTGGAGGCCTGCGAATGGGAGTAGTGGGCTCACTAGCGCAGGCTGGCCTTGCGATCCCTTCGGAGAACTCAGCCTTTCTTTGGGCCCAGCGCTGGCGGGGGGGCTGGAAGGTgcattcagtggataagtggatctaggggtgaccccggcatgggggagaggagcagaatcaggcccacgatgCCCTGATATCGgatatggcagatgatagaagcCCTCCGACGGGTTCTCTACTTATCCCTCTCGACCTTCTTGTGGGCCAGGGCCCCGTTGCCCTGCACGGGGCTACGCAAAGGAGTGCCATCATGGACAGCGCAGACAGAAGCATGAGAGAGCTGgactggaaccctgcaggggacagaaaccactggacatgagaccaggagagagtttcacaagtgcctaaatcccactagaagtcactgggatttaggcacttaagtgacttagccactcttgaaaatgttacccttagacgctaaggccagagttttcagagggctcaactactgggccagattttcagaagagctcagctcccaggtaggcaccgcaggacatggctggatgttcaaagaggctcagcatggggggggtgggcccaagtctctggagacggggtgaagcccaccattcacctctcccccggcccggccactgtctccgtctctgcagccggcccgattagcacacagctgggacccAGCTGCATGGTAAAAAACATTCAAAGATTGCGGCTCCGATGTCCTGGTTCCCGGGTCCCAGGCGGGTCAGGGCCGGCTGGAgcgctccctgtggtggggaaggagctgcctcctctctccccgcGCTGCACCGCTGCAAGGGGAGTGCTGCTCAGAGtaaccccctctgtcccagctccccccgtccacagtcactaccaccagccggagggcagtgcccgctcacccacacagagacagcagctgggcagcctccggcagggctctgcccccctcagatgagcgccaggtgagaggggcccagggcacagagctgctgtgtgccccacgccaggcatgctgccccctgcactgcagcccagcagcccagagggggacacgctgctgacactgcagctgttctgtgggcccagctcaggccaggcttAAAGTGGGCGGAGTCGCCAGGGgccacagtcctggccaaaaagagttcaaaatggagcCAGGTCCCCGAGGGGTGCACTGTAAGCGCTGCCCTAGCAAGGGcatggccatttatttcagccgggattaacatagacacccctccccctccccacacatgcttttcccaggccaccttcagcactcagcgcagggattcacaatgaccttgccgggatcagcagcccagagcaatccagactcttggacagaaaccggctcattcaccccccgccctcccccccacccccaggtataTCTATCACGGCCCTGGTATTACATCTTGTGTAGCTACAGCCCACATAACGCAGAGCACGGCATATGCAGCCCcgaatggtaaataggttgagaaccctacagcagaggctcacgtgtgaagctccagaggtcccaagtttgattatagctgctgctggcccatgacagttgcaaaatggcagctttttgcTGGGCGGGGCGGGACGCGccgggcagggggtgtgtgtgtgtgtcaaaccagAACAGGCTAAAGCCGCACTGGAGTCCGGCACCGTGCTTTCTGTCAGCCATCAGTGTATTCATGTGGTGTTGCAAAGTTAGAAAGTCCACAACTAACCCCAAAAGTGACCGTGATACAAACGTGCaaatgaattagagagagagagagagagaacaccatGTAAACGACACACCGAAACACACTGttgcaatggaaacactttgcccagacatcatccacagacagatttcattggaaacaccttctttttggagctgcctggaccccaaattcttcagacaatgttacagcccaagtaactgtgacatgctgccagcaatctcaggtatccctgtgagagggaggagagaggcgtaacccatggcaggcaaagggttaacgctttaaaggagaaggatttcagtAAGTCTAACAAGCCAGAACTACAATGtttggaactgaagtgaaataacaatctggagtcactcatccttgaaaacacgcctccccttctccagacgccccagaggagcggggacgctgccagctagcagccgttcacacactgtaatagtctaagacacagagggcctgagtttgacctgtgaccttggaaaactcattacactgcaccatacctcagtttccccatttttaaaacatggcttatcctagttcctttgtgttctaaagtactttggccccaatgcccagaggtacctggggcagggagggaggattcctgcctagggtccagcagagcgctgggcaggggatcCCCGCCAGGCTCCTGGTACCCCATGGCCCCGGGGCAGTCTTTAcccaccaggaggcactgccagactcctagctagccaggctcatgctgcagcatgcacttgctgggggaaatgctgctccgtttcaaaggaaaagcagcatgtacctcactgcgcccccatcccttgtgcctcggccaggcagggtcgggaaagcagaggatgcaccagggctcccctcccccttgtgcacctgcccgggctgaggggcggcactgagaggagtgcaggctgcccctctctatgcggtagttactgcgtctgtctgggcacgttccttcctgtgcccgggcactcagggcacatggtgtcccacaggggccacatagcatgccctgccactgcacctcccccacgtgcccacaccgcctggggctctggtgcccaccaccaggctctggccctacatctccaggctgtgtgaaatactgggcatttcaataaaactcaccCATCCCGACGCTGCAGCTGAGCGGGCGA from Malaclemys terrapin pileata isolate rMalTer1 chromosome 13, rMalTer1.hap1, whole genome shotgun sequence includes:
- the LOC128848347 gene encoding fibrinogen-like protein 1-like protein, with protein sequence MGFPKDCSNIPRDSPSGVHVIQPAGSPPRVVWCDMDTEGKGWTVVQRNSYNTEITWKESWSTYKYGFGNVQQDYWLGNGYLSLLTRQNIYKVRFVVEDKFNNTRYAEFDIFSVEDEPSGYPLRLGRYSGDSEDYLTTYHSGLGGIHDNMKFSTTDKDQDQASGNCASSYGGWWYDKCQNVLLNGKGYIYWEGFCKSGECKSSLILVKPTDVCCVRQEEPILLGSRRR